From Schizosaccharomyces pombe strain 972h- genome assembly, chromosome: II, the proteins below share one genomic window:
- the nrs1 gene encoding asparagine--tRNA (Asn) ligase Nrs1, giving the protein MAGLESKVSDMKIKSDVVFYIDEASGNDETGNGSQTSPFKTAIHALETDANCTIFVKKNGSEEFEPITTNALKKAKKGVEQAAKKKAKAAEAEAAAAARAAAAKEAEAKRLEAAKNIVLKEPKDAPAAKKIAIIDSTNFRDSRVRVNGWVHRMRTQKGIIFIILRDGTGFLQCVLSGKVYDRASYDFINLGPESTVCLYGVIKELPEGKSAPGNHELVVDYYQILHAAPTGEEAFTNRLNAEAEPSYLLDQRHLVIRGETASSVLKVRARALRAMRDTFENLKMTEVTPPCMVQTQVEGGATLFKFNYYGQDAYLTQSSQLYLEAALPALGSVYTIQESFRAEKSLTRRHLSEFTHVEFELPFVNFGEFLEIIEEFICQTIDRLLDDPIATPLIKQLNPDFVKPSRPFMRLSYEDAIKYLNEHNILTPEGEQHKFGDDIAEAAERKMTDQINRPIFLTYFPLEIKSFYMKRVVDRPELTESVDCLMPNVGEIVGGSMRISDIQELLAAYKREGIDPAPYYWFTEQRKYGTTEHGGCGLGLERFLAWLCDRYTVRECCLFPRFTERCTP; this is encoded by the coding sequence atggcGGGATTGGAATCAAAAGTTTCtgatatgaaaataaaatcagacgttgttttttatatagaCGAAGCTTCCGGTAATGATGAAACTGGCAACGGAAGTCAAACATCACCATTTAAAACTGCAATCCATGCTTTGGAAACTGATGCCAACTGTACGATctttgtcaaaaaaaatggcaGTGAAGAGTTTGAGCCTATAACCACCAACGCTTTAAAGAAGGCGAAAAAGGGAGTTGAACAAGCCGCTAAGAAAAAGGCTAAGGCAGCTGAAGCTGAAGCCGCGGCTGCTGCTCGAGCTGCTGCTGCCAAAGAAGCTGAAGCCAAACGATTAGAAGCAGCTAAAAATATTGTCCTTAAAGAACCAAAAGACGCTCCTGCTGCTAAGAAGATTGCCATTATCGATAGTACCAATTTTCGTGATTCTCGTGTCCGTGTAAACGGTTGGGTCCATCGTATGCGTACACAAAAAGggattatttttataattttacgTGATGGTACTGGATTTTTGCAGTGTGTTTTATCGGGAAAAGTCTACGATAGAGCTAGTTATGACTTTATTAATTTGGGTCCCGAGTCTACCGTATGTTTATATGGTGTAATTAAGGAATTGCCCGAAGGAAAATCAGCTCCTGGAAACCACGAGCTTGTTGTTGATTATTATCAAATCTTGCATGCTGCTCCTACCGGAGAAGAGGCTTTTACAAACCGTCTCAATGCAGAAGCGGAGCCTTCCTACTTGTTAGATCAGCGTCACCTTGTTATTCGCGGTGAAACTGCTTCTTCGGTACTCAAAGTTCGTGCTCGTGCTCTTCGTGCCATGAGAGATACATTTGAAAATCTTAAAATGACCGAGGTTACACCACCATGTATGGTGCAAACTCAAGTTGAAGGAGGTGCaactctttttaaatttaattattatgGACAAGATGCCTATCTGACTCAATCTAGTCAATTGTATTTAGAGGCTGCACTTCCCGCTTTGGGAAGTGTTTATACTATTCAGGAGAGTTTCCGTGCAGAAAAATCTTTAACCAGACGCCATTTGTCTGAGTTTACCCACGTGGAGTTTGAATTGCCATTCGTGAACTTTGGCGAGTTTTTGGAAATCATTGAAGAATTCATTTGCCAAACTATCGACCGACTCCTTGATGATCCAATTGCTACTCCTTTAATTAAGCAGTTGAATCCTGATTTTGTCAAGCCTTCAAGACCTTTTATGCGTCTTTCTTACGAGGATGCGATTAAGTATCTTAATGAGCACAATATTTTGACTCCAGAAGGTGAGCAACACAAGTTTGGCGATGACATTGCTGAAGCTGCTGAGCGCAAGATGACCGATCAAATCAACCGCCCCATCTTTTTGACATACTTCCCATTGGAGATCAAATCATTTTATATGAAGCGTGTCGTTGATCGTCCTGAACTTACCGAGAGTGTTGATTGCTTAATGCCTAATGTGGGAGAAATTGTTGGTGGCAGTATGAGAATTTCCGACATTCAAGAGCTCCTTGCTGCTTATAAACGCGAAGGTATTGATCCAGCTCCCTACTACTGGTTTACGGAACAACGTAAATATGGTACTACTGAACATGGTGGCTGTGGCTTAGGACTTGAAAGATTCCTCGCTTGGTTGTGCGACCGTTACACTGTTCGTGAGTGCTGCTTATTCCCACGATTTACTGAACGTTGCACACCTTAA
- the mug89 gene encoding phospholipid-translocating ATPase complex Lem3 family subunit yields the protein MPEALNENVSDTASNGPVAKTRAPPNTSFRQQRIKSWQPLLTPKIVLPLFFVLGIIFGPLGGGLLYASSIVQELVVDYTDCETLASYDEFSAVPSKKYTASFDQSGTIGFDKESTYWKLEKILDKDLDMDVNYCIIRFTVPSVLKAPIFIYYRLTNFFQNHRRYAKSVDEKQLQGVALTADEVKGGNCFPLEVNEDDKPYYPCGLIANSLFNDTFSSLRLLDDNSVYTFSTKNIAWASDKRRFLKTNYSPDDVAPPPNWVLRYPDGYTESNMPDLSTMENLQVWMRTAGLPTFSKLAMRNDNDDIFPGTYEIKIGLFFPVKSFDGTKSLVLTTRSVLGGKNPFLGIAYIVVSAVCVVLGTVFTLRHFIRPRKLADHRYLNWDSEENNLAPHLSDRP from the coding sequence ATGCCGGAAgcattaaatgaaaatgtttcAGACACTGCATCAAATGGGCCTGTAGCAAAAACTAGAGCACCTCCTAATACTTCCTTTCGCCAACAAAGGATCAAGTCTTGGCAGCCATTGTTAACCCCTAAAATCGTGCttccacttttttttgtgttaGGAATTATATTTGGTCCATTAGGAGGAGGATTACTTTATGCTAGCTCTATCGTACAAGAGCTAGTTGTTGATTATACGGATTGTGAGACTCTGGCTTCTTACGATGAATTCTCTGCCGTCCCTTCCAAAAAGTACACAGCTTCATTTGATCAATCAGGAACTATTGGATTTGACAAAGAATCAACCTACTGGAAACTGGAGAAAATTCTCGATAAAGATCTAGATATGGACGTTAACTACTGCATCATAAGATTCACAGTCCCATCTGTTTTAAAGGCGCCTATTTTCATATATTACCGTttgacaaatttttttcaaaatcatcgACGGTATGCTAAAAGTGTAGATGAAAAACAACTACAGGGAGTGGCTTTAACTGCTGACGAAGTTAAAGGAGGCAATTGTTTTCCTTTGGAAGTTAACGAAGATGACAAACCATATTATCCATGTGGTTTGATTGCAAATTCTCTTTTCAATGACACTTTTTCGTCACTGAGACTGCTGGATGATAATAGTGTTTACACTTTTTCTACCAAAAATATAGCTTGGGCTTCAGATAAAAGACGATTTTTGAAGACAAACTACAGTCCTGATGATGTTGCACCTCCTCCCAATTGGGTTTTGCGTTATCCTGATGGTTATACTGAATCAAACATGCCAGATTTGTCAACTATGGAAAATTTACAGGTTTGGATGCGTACAGCTGGTCTGCCTACTTTCAGTAAGTTGGCTATGCGGAACGATAACGACGATATTTTTCCAGGAACAtacgaaataaaaattgggTTGTTTTTTCCTGTTAAGAGCTTTGACGGTACCAAATCTCTGGTTCTTACGACGAGATCGGTGCTTGGAGGAAAGAATCCATTCCTTGGAATAGCTTACATTGTTGTCAGTGCTGTTTGTGTTGTGTTAGGTACCGTTTTTACATTAAGGCATTTTATCCGTCCAAGAAAGCTTGCCGATCATCGTTATTTAAATTGGGATtctgaagaaaataatttagcACCCCATTTGAGTGATCGTCCTTAG
- a CDS encoding transcription factor, with translation MVPIKKISTACDLCRQRKLRCNGELPKCQNCVVYSETCKYNKRKRVKKPNVDKDDPHIVVGQPPVKKSTAGITREYTEMIELRNHIITLSKRSVNMESRIDDMLNLLNYDLSEKRETSNEIPSLVQQIQNCGFLIDEKMRRYPGIFQIHPKDYTMNDLFPQSFPTWISVYRNVPEKAWANRCVEWYFRYINSCWPLFDLENFMDLFDNFYSDKEKTKGAWVVSFYAIMALAVSRSKRKDKEKISKSLFSTSWFLVQKPGFFLTARLDKIQALTIMIQFCAHLSLYNLCKVLCGQMCLMVKDLDLHKEATNPNVDIEVDELNRRVFWTCYIFETTTSLIFGTPPELGDLEIDCQLPSMDVLPRFTESSQGGIVFCSEIQLTIIKNEIRKKIYKCLASASEEVYKEAVLSIRGKLIVWERNLPDELKQYYDVIKLNGTIPKNVDFENQHIFTACVEIYLSYCITQLYFYDPLTNYETCLEIARKAADAIRSYFMVIEPIFKKICYLWLFLYCPFTPFQILFSNILKMEKGTSDEKIEDLDRMYSLYRFFVEMKEINGEFADKLSRVALDCIDAAEHYLELKSSVGSNIFELESLLV, from the coding sequence ATGGTaccaataaaaaaaattagcaCAGCTTGCGACTTGTGCAGGCAAAGAAAACTTCGGTGTAACGGCGAATTGCCAAAATGCCAGAATTGTGTAGTGTACTCAGAAACGTGCAAgtataataaaagaaaaagagtaaAGAAGCCAAACGTAGACAAGGATGACCCACATATCGTCGTCGGGCAGCCGCCTGTAAAGAAGTCAACAGCTGGTATTACTCGAGAGTACACCGAAATGATTGAACTGAGAAATCATATTATAACGTTAAGCAAAAGATCTGTTAATATGGAATCTCGGATTGACGATATGCTAAATTTGCTCAACTACGATCTGTCAGAAAAGAGAGAAACGTCGAACGAGATACCATCGCTTGTACAGCAAATTCAAAACTGCGGTTTTCTaatagatgaaaaaatgagaagGTATCCAGggattttccaaattcaTCCCAAGGATTACACCATGAATGATCTGTTTCCTCAAAGTTTCCCTACATGGATTAGTGTATATCGCAATGTACCAGAAAAAGCATGGGCCAATCGGTGTGTTGAGTGGTATTTTCGCTATATAAATTCATGTTGGCctttatttgatttagaaaattttatgGACCTTTTTGATAACTTTTATTCcgataaagaaaaaacaaaaggtGCTTGGGTTGTCTCCTTCTATGCCATTATGGCTTTAGCGGTGTCCCgtagcaaaagaaaagataaagaaaaaatatcaaaatcGCTTTTCTCTACAAGTTGGTTTTTGGTCCAGAAACCTGGCTTTTTTCTTACAGCGCGCCTGGATAAAATCCAAGCTTTAACAATTATGATACAATTTTGTGCACATTTATCTTTATATAATCTTTGCAAAGTTTTGTGCGGTCAAATGTGCCTAATGGTTAAGGATTTGGATCTTCACAAAGAAGCTACGAATCCTAATGTCGACATTGAAGTTGACGAGCTAAATAGACGGGTTTTTTGGACATGTTATATATTCGAAACAACTACCTCTCTGATATTTGGAACACCGCCGGAATTGGGTGATCTAGAAATTGATTGCCAACTTCCATCCATGGATGTTTTGCCTCGGTTTACAGAGTCAAGTCAAGGTGGTATAGTATTTTGTTCAGAAATCCAGTTAACCATTATTAAAAACgaaataaggaaaaaaatatacaagTGTTTAGCTTCGGCAAGTGAAGAGGTCTATAAGGAAGCCGTATTAAGCATTCGAGGAAAACTGATTGTTTGGGAAAGGAACTTGCCAGACGAGCTGAAACAGTACTACGAtgttattaaattaaatggGACAATTCCAAAGAATGTTGATTTCGAAAATCAACATATATTTACTGCTTGTGTTGAAATTTACTTATCGTATTGTATTACTCAACTATACTTTTACGATCCTCTTACAAATTATGAAACATGCCTAGAAATTGCACGGAAAGCTGCAGATGCCATAAGAAGCTACTTCATGGTTATTGaaccaatttttaaaaagatttgttaCTTATGGTTGTTTCTCTATTGTCCTTTTACACCTTttcaaatccttttttccaatatcctaaaaatggaaaaaggTACCAGTGATGAAAAAATCGAGGACTTGGATCGAATGTATTCACTCTATCGGTTTTTTGTCGAAATGAAGGAGATTAACGGAGAGTTTGCTGACAAATTATCTCGCGTTGCTTTGGATTGTATTGATGCTGCAGAACATTATTTAGAACTTAAATCTTCTGTCGGTTCCAACATTTTTGAACTGGAGAGTTTGTTGGTGTaa
- a CDS encoding aromatic aminotransferase — MIRNSEDFSHHLSRESKAREKGPFQMLGRIKSSTGIDAISFSSGLPHPNKFAIRELSIKFPQLGCFKEENGTYAKEVNVTFNIKADPSEGLLNFSQSLQYGQCQGISELVGFIKEHIRRIHAPRYENWDIKMSNGNTSGLEYCLRLLVNYGDHVLTEKYTYPAAITAMRALGVQFVSVDMDSEGMLPESLEEIMRDWDISLGPRPHVLYTVPTGQNPTGSTLSLSRRKKLLALARKYDIIIVEDEPYYFLQMEDYNGSLNPAQQKCDGSTFLKSLVPSLLSLDTEGRVLRLDSFSKLIAPGTRLGYITGNSMFIDHITRIAEVCTESPSGICQSVLYAMLHNWGQEGFCAWLQELQYSYTVRRNAFLNVANKYLPNSVCIYHVPRAGLFLWVELNLNHYRFSDTKKSVSQIEMEIFLALVEKGVKTVCGQFFMANPERSTKIFFRFAYSIADFEDFEEGIKRFTSVINEHFNVESRVRICP, encoded by the coding sequence ATGATCCGGAATAGTGAGGATTTTAGCCATCATTTGTCGAGAGAAAGCAAGGCTCGTGAGAAAGGCCCTTTTCAAATGTTAGGAAGAATTAAAAGTAGTACAGGGATTGACGCTATATCTTTTTCCTCAGGTTTACCTCATCCTAACAAGTTTGCTATCCGTGAGCTTTCTATCAAGTTTCCTCAACTTGGTTGCTTTAAGGAGGAAAATGGGACATACGCCAAAGAGGTTAATGTAACATTTAACATAAAAGCTGATCCTTCTGAGggtcttttaaatttctctCAGTCCTTGCAGTATGGCCAATGCCAAGGAATTTCTGAATTGGTGGGATTTATAAAGGAACACATTCGGCGGATTCATGCTCCCCGATACGAAAACTGGGATATTAAGATGAGTAATGGTAATACAAGTGGTTTGGAATATTGTTTACGACTGCTAGTCAATTATGGGGATCATGTCTTGACAGAAAAGTACACTTATCCTGCTGCCATCACCGCAATGCGAGCCCTAGGTGTTCAATTTGTATCTGTTGATATGGATTCGGAAGGTATGCTTCCTGAAAGTCTTGAAGAAATTATGAGAGACTGGGATATATCTCTGGGACCTAGACCTCATGTCTTGTACACAGTTCCTACTGGTCAAAATCCTACTGGTTCTACTTTGTCATTAAGTCGGCGCAAAAAGCTTTTAGCATTAGCAAGGAAATACGATATCATCATCGTTGAAGATGAGCCATACTATTTTCTACAAATGGAAGATTATAACGGAAGTTTAAACCCTGCACAGCAAAAATGTGATGGGTCAACGTTTTTAAAGAGTTTGGTCCCTTCATTGCTAAGTTTAGACACAGAAGGTCGAGTTTTGCGACTTGATTCGTTCTCTAAACTGATTGCTCCAGGAACCCGCCTTGGCTATATTACTGGAAATTCAATGTTTATTGATCATATTACACGGATTGCAGAAGTATGCACGGAAAGCCCGTCTGGTATTTGCCAATCTGTATTGTATGCAATGCTGCATAATTGGGGTCAAGAGGGCTTTTGTGCATGGTTACAGGAGCTGCAATATTCTTATACTGTTCGTCGAAACGCATTCCTTAATGTAGCAAACAAGTATCTACCAAATTCTGTTTGTATTTATCACGTACCAAGAGCTGGATTATTCTTGTGGGTTGAGTTAAACTTAAATCATTACCGCTTTTCGGATACGAAAAAGTCAGTTTCCCAAATTGAAATGGAAATATTCCTAGCGCTTGTAGAAAAAGGTGTAAAAACTGTTTGTGGTCAGTTTTTTATGGCAAATCCAGAACGTAGTACTAAGATCTTTTTCCGTTTCGCATATTCAATTGCTGACTTTGAGGACTTTGAGGAGGGAATTAAGCGATTTACATCAGTCATAAATGAGCATTTTAATGTCGAAAGCAGAGTACGAATCTGCCCTTGA
- the arg7 gene encoding argininosuccinate lyase has translation MAEKSSKKLWGGRFSGATDPLMAEFNKSIYSGKEMCEEDVIGSMAYAKALCQKNVISEEELNSILKGLEQIQREWNSGQFVLEPSDEDVHTANERRLTEIIGDVAGKLHTGRSRNDQVTTDLRLWLCRKIKEVEVYVINLLKVFTNRAEMEIDVIMSGYTHLQRAQPVRWSHFLMSHALPLLGDLGRLRQLYTRVSQLPLGAGALAGNPFNVDREFLRKELGFEGIIMNSMNAVGDRDFVIEFMFWAGMVMLHISRFAEDLIIYSSSEFGFVTLSDAYSTGSSIMPQKKNPDSLELLRGKSGRVLGDMIGLMITVKGTPTTYNKDLQEDKEPLFDAFKTVSDSLQILTGVVSTLTINPTKIAESLTPDLLATDLAEYLVRKGLPFRQTHHISGSAVRMAEERNTTLDKLSVSDLQSLHPLFDEDVSKVFNYEESVEKRCSIGGTAKHCVQEQIEHIRSAIL, from the coding sequence ATGGCAGAAAAATCAAGCAAAAAACTATGGGGAGGTAGATTTTCAGGAGCTACTGATCCACTGATGGCAGAATTCAACAAATCCATCTATAGTGGAAAGGAAATGTGCGAAGAAGATGTTATTGGTTCCATGGCGTACGCAAAAGCCTTGTGCCAGAAAAATGTGATATCTGAAGAAGAGCTGAATAGCATCCTAAAAGGATTGGAACAAATTCAAAGAGAATGGAATTCGGGTCAATTCGTTTTGGAACCATCCGACGAAGATGTTCACACAGCAAACGAGCGCCGATTAACTGAGATAATCGGTGATGTTGCTGGCAAGCTACATACTGGCAGAAGTCGTAATGACCAAGTTACCACCGATTTGCGTTTATGGCTATgcagaaaaatcaaagagGTTGAAGTCTATGTCATTAACTTGCTTAAAGTTTTTACCAACAGAGCTGAGATGGAGATTGATGTAATAATGTCAGGTTATACGCATTTACAAAGGGCTCAGCCTGTTCGTTGGTCCCATTTTCTCATGTCTCACGCCTTGCCTTTATTAGGTGACCTTGGCAGACTTCGTCAGCTGTATACTCGTGTAAGTCAATTACCGCTGGGTGCTGGTGCTTTAGCTGGCAACCCTTTCAACGTCGATCGCGAGTTCCTTCGTAAAGAGCTTGGATTCGAAGGCATTATCATGAATTCCATGAATGCTGTTGGTGATCGTGATTTTGTCATCGAATTTATGTTTTGGGCAGGCATGGTAATGCTTCACATTTCTCGCTTTGCTGAAGATCTTATCATATATTCGAGCTCGGAATTTGGATTCGTCACACTCTCCGATGCGTATTCTACGGGAAGTAGTATTATGCCCCAAAAAAAGAACCCTGATTCTTTAGAGCTACTTCGGGGTAAGAGCGGTCGTGTTTTAGGTGATATGATTGGCCTCATGATAACTGTTAAAGGCACACCTACAACCTATAACAAAGATTTGCAAGAAGACAAGGAACCACTATTTGATGCCTTTAAGACCGTCTCTGACTCTTTGCAAATTTTGACTGGCGTTGTCTCAACCCTTACCATCAATCCTACAAAGATTGCCGAAAGCTTGACCCCCGATTTACTAGCTACCGATTTGGCTGAGTATCTTGTTCGTAAAGGTCTTCCATTTCGCCAAACTCATCATATTTCGGGATCCGCAGTTCGCATGGCTGAAGAGAGAAACACTACTCTCGACAAGTTATCAGTTTCTGATTTGCAATCATTGCATCCTTTATTTGATGAAGACGTTTCAAAAGTCTTTAATTACGAAGAAAGTGTTGAAAAAAGATGTTCAATTGGTGGTACTGCTAAGCATTGTGTTCAAGAACAAATCGAGCATATACGATCAgcaattctttaa
- the dal52 gene encoding dipeptide transmembrane transporter, whose amino-acid sequence MEKTEEENYSIKELGEKGSDSQEDVAVIFAEKHPIIDKSLNRKLKLKTDLWVMPLLCLISAFQYMDKSTSNYSSIMGIRTDLNMVGNQYNWVGTSFYLGFMVFSLPLSTLLQKFPLSKVTSAFIVAWGILMTLTCLVHSYASYIATRTLLGILESVITPAFVLFIAQWYRKEEQFFRMAFLVAWNGLGGLIGGSMSYGLYKRELENNLTMSPWRILFIITGLITIINGVFIFIHIPDEPSKAWFLSEKEKDLVLKRLDTDHAGLGSKKFKKYQILEACRDVRMYLYFFLQIAVAIPNGGLSNFSSIMLKNLGYVKGKALLMNMPTSSISFAALTLFGLIPEFTNRRMDIALVGLAINLTSGSLIAFAKPTHAQLAGYWLFGISPIPYICILSCISSNSAGHTKKVFMSAVSMIGYCVGNMVGPQTFRSTQAPKYQGAKVSFVVCYCVAIFIIIAIYAVNVRENRRRDEKNEYLSNELSEEDKKDLTDFENPEFRYSI is encoded by the coding sequence ATGGAGAAGacagaagaagaaaattacaGTATTAAGGAGTTGGGTGAAAAAGGATCAGACAGCCAAGAGGATGTTGCTGTGATTTTTGCAGAGAAACATCCCATTATTGACAAATCGCTAAATCGAAAACTCAAATTAAAGACAGATTTATGGGTTATGCCACTTCTCTGCCTCATTTCAGCATTTCAATATATGGACAAATCCACCAGTAATTATTCATCAATTATGGGTATTCGCACCGATTTAAATATGGTGGGCAATCAATACAATTGGGTTGGTACGTCTTTTTATCTTGGTTTTATGGTATTCTCGTTACCATTATCCACTCTGttacaaaaatttcctcTTAGCAAAGTAACGTCTGCCTTCATTGTGGCCTGGGGTATATTAATGACCTTGACTTGCCTGGTGCATTCTTATGCTTCCTATATCGCTACTCGTACTTTGTTGGGTATATTGGAATCAGTTATTACGCCagcttttgttttgtttattgcACAATGGTatagaaaagaagaacaaTTTTTTCGTATGGCATTCCTTGTAGCCTGGAATGGACTTGGTGGTCTTATTGGAGGAAGTATGTCTTACGGCTTGTATAAACGAGAGCttgaaaacaatttaaCCATGTCCCCTTGGAGAAtcttatttattatcaCTGGATTGATTACCATAATTAACGGGGTTTTCATATTTATTCACATTCCCGATGAACCCTCCAAAGCTTGGTTCTTGagtgaaaaggaaaaggatCTTGTCCTCAAGCGTTTAGACACTGATCATGCAGGGCTTGGCAGCAAAAAGTTTAAGAAATACCAAATATTGGAAGCTTGTCGAGATGTACGTATGTACTTATACTTTTTCCTACAAATAGCCGTTGCTATCCCTAATGGTGggctttcaaattttagtAGCATCATGTTAAAGAATCTTGGCTACGTAAAAGGTAAGGCATTGCTTATGAATATGCCCACTTCCTCCATTTCGTTTGCTGCCTTAACTTTGTTTGGCCTTATCCCAGAGTTTACGAATAGACGAATGGATATTGCTTTGGTTGGCCTGGCTATTAACTTAACTTCCGGATCACTTATTGCATTTGCAAAACCTACACATGCACAACTTGCAGGATACTGGTTGTTTGGCATTTCACCAATTCCATATATTTGCATCCTTAGCTGCATTTCGTCTAATAGCGCAGGCCACaccaaaaaagtttttatgAGCGCTGTTTCCATGATTGGATATTGCGTTGGAAATATGGTCGGCCCCCAAACATTTAGGTCTACACAAGCTCCAAAATACCAAGGAGCTAAAGTATCATTTGTCGTTTGTTATTGCGTTgctatatttattattattgctATTTATGCCGTTAATGTGCGAGAGAATCGCAGAAGGgatgaaaaaaacgaatatttatcaaatgaATTGAGTGAGGAAGACAAAAAGGATTTGACCGACTTTGAAAATCCCGAATTTCGTTAttctatttaa
- a CDS encoding transcription factor, which translates to MKRIRNACELCRRKKLRCNGELTCQNCMVYGEECRYVKRVKHDNRAAVQENERYPILYTPLSTSDHDNDEENEINELKNAVKALDKRFDNFELKLEALFSLLRSQQDSERKVKPGGFPSLVSQILSAGALVDSKLQAYTMRTNFFSNGFSSNDLFPHSFPTWKSAFRDVPDKDWAKTCLDWYFRFINCNWPIFYKKQYMESFEKLYIDKNLVKGAWIVSFYAILALAVSRDKRVDNSKLAESFFATSWFLIQRPGFFLTPQLEKIQALVIMIQFASHLSLYNLCKKLCGQVCLMVKDLNLHKESTDKDLDQDMAELHRRIFWVCYIFETTTSLIFGTPPVLGDLEIECKYPDINYAHCFAENVQGDLIFTCEISLTVLKHEIRTKLYNSNNVFLDKGQKGVISNIQTKILNFERAIPSEMKHYFEILKAGNGLPEELDIIKQHFFTACVEIYLSYCNTLIYLYLADDSIEGSKICLSTARAAIDVIKGFLVVLDPISKNICYLWLFLYCPFTPFLTVFSHLLEDDDLDADICVKDVDRLYSIHAFFLKMKDISGEFAERLSVITENFIQSAEQYLALQNTSVFGTFDALSESFSI; encoded by the coding sequence atgaaaaggaTCAGAAATGCTTGTGAATTGTGCAGGCGTAAGAAGCTAAGATGCAATGGTGAATTAACTTGCCAAAATTGTATGGTATATGGCGAAGAGTGTCGTTATGTTAAGCGGGTTAAACATGACAATCGAGCAGCAGTACAAGAAAACGAAAGGTATCCTATACTCTACACTCCGCTCAGCACTTCAGATCATGATAACGACGAAGAGAATGAAATCAATGAGTTGAAAAATGCTGTTAAAGCTTTGGATAAACGTTTTGATAATTTCGAATTAAAGCTAGAGGctcttttctctttattaAGATCTCAGCAGGACTCAGAGAGGAAAGTGAAACCCGGGGGTTTTCCATCTTTGGTTTCACAGATTTTGAGTGCAGGGGCTCTCGTGGATTCAAAATTGCAGGCATACACTATGAgaaccaattttttttctaatggATTTAGCAGCAACGATTTATTCCCCCATAGCTTTCCTACTTGGAAAAGTGCCTTTCGAGATGTTCCAGACAAAGATTGGGCTAAAACATGCTTGGATTGGTATTTCAGATTTATCAATTGTAATTGGCCtatattttataagaaACAGTACATGGAAAGCtttgaaaagttatatATAGACAAGAATTTGGTCAAGGGTGCCTGGATTGTCTCGTTCTATGCTATTTTGGCTTTGGCTGTATCTCGAGACAAAAGAGTCGATAATAGTAAATTGGCGGagtctttttttgctaCTTCCTGGTTTCTAATTCAAAGACCTGGCTTTTTTCTCACACCGCAACtcgaaaaaattcaagcaTTAGTGATCATGATTCAGTTCGCAAGTCATCTGTCGTTGTACAATCTCTGCAAAAAACTTTGCGGTCAAGTTTGTTTGATGGTTAAggatttaaatttacaCAAAGAAAGTACAGACAAAGATCTTGACCAAGATATGGCAGAATTGCATAGACGAATATTTTGGGTATGCtacatttttgaaactacCACATCCTTGATTTTCGGAACCCCTCCCGTTTTGGGAGATCTGGAAATTGAGTGCAAATACCCTGACATTAATTATGCTCATTGTTTTGCTGAAAACGTCCAAGGAgatttaatatttacatGTGAAATATCGTTAACCGTTTTGAAACACGAAATAAGGACTAAGCTCTACAATAgtaataatgtttttttagaCAAAGGTCAAAAGGGTGTGATATCTAACATTCAAACAAAGatattgaattttgaaagagcCATTCCTTCTGAAATGAAGCATTATTTTGAGATACTTAAGGCAGGTAACGGGCTGCCCGAAGAACTGGATATTATTAAGcaacatttttttacagcTTGCGTGGAAATATATCTGTCATATTGCAATAcacttatttatttatatctCGCGGACGATAGCATTGAAGgatcaaaaatttgtttaagcACGGCTAGAGCAGCTATTGACGTTATTAAGGGATTTTTGGTGGTTCTTGATcctatttcaaaaaatatttgttatCTTTGGCTGTTTCTTTATTGTCCGTTTACACCTTTTTTGACGGTTTTTTCACATCTTTTGGAAGACGACGACTTGGACGCTGATATATGCGTCAAGGACGTTGATCGGTTATACTCTAttcatgctttttttttaaaaatgaaagatatCAGTGGAGAATTTGCTGAGAGGTTATCAGTTATTACTGAGAATTTTATTCAATCGGCTGAGCAATATCTTGCGCTGCAAAATACAAGTGTGTTTGGGACATTTGATGCCTTGAGCgaaagtttttcaatttaa